One genomic window of Polyangiaceae bacterium includes the following:
- a CDS encoding glucose 1-dehydrogenase, with the protein MALIHLQDKVAIVSGASRGIGEAIALAFAEAGAKVVVSSRKQEGVDQVAAKIKEAGGEVLAVAAHIGHVDQCQALLDRTISEWQRVDVVVNCAGTNPYFGPMLTIDEGAYQKTFDINLRGAFELSRRVTQTIIDRKGTGSIVNIASVAGMRASPLQGVYGMTKAAMIAMTRSMAMEFGSSGVRVNSISPGLIDTRLAAAIVQSDAAREIVTSRAALGRIGVPEELAGAALFLASDAASYVTGHNLVVDGGLTIV; encoded by the coding sequence ATGGCGCTGATTCATTTGCAGGACAAAGTGGCGATCGTTAGCGGCGCGTCACGAGGCATTGGCGAGGCTATCGCGCTCGCCTTCGCAGAGGCGGGCGCGAAGGTCGTGGTCTCGAGCCGAAAGCAAGAGGGCGTTGACCAGGTCGCAGCCAAGATCAAGGAAGCTGGGGGTGAGGTGCTCGCCGTGGCGGCGCACATCGGACACGTCGACCAGTGTCAAGCGCTGCTCGACCGCACGATTTCCGAGTGGCAACGGGTGGACGTCGTCGTGAATTGCGCCGGCACGAACCCCTACTTCGGTCCGATGCTCACCATCGATGAAGGGGCCTACCAGAAGACCTTCGATATCAACCTGCGCGGCGCCTTCGAACTCTCGCGACGAGTGACCCAGACCATCATCGACCGCAAGGGCACCGGCTCGATCGTCAACATCGCGAGCGTCGCGGGGATGCGAGCGTCGCCCCTGCAAGGCGTTTACGGCATGACGAAGGCCGCGATGATCGCGATGACTCGCAGCATGGCCATGGAGTTCGGCTCGAGCGGCGTGCGGGTCAACAGCATCAGCCCGGGGCTCATCGACACGCGGCTCGCAGCAGCCATCGTTCAGAGTGACGCCGCTCGGGAGATCGTGACGTCCCGCGCGGCGCTAGGCCGCATCGGGGTGCCCGAAGAGCTCGCCGGCGCCGCGCTGTTCTTAGCCAGCGACGCCGCGAGCTATGTCACGGGGCACAACCTAGTGGTCGATGGCGGCTTGACCATCGTTTGA
- a CDS encoding HAMP domain-containing protein, which produces MGWATLSVRGKIMGTIVFVSAVVLALGAWTAYDALRSQGRGLYLKTHFQRFQRDLRQTGTSEYAAAGVVAKDPALVAALASGEPAQALEAIKRLSEVLSGTMAPEIITFSDASGKVIQAPGFDSVPDYRGTRMFQDLKAGKGIRSELGVIDGDVYRLSGVPIQTQGGSVVGTLLIGQRLTRFLKDFAANSGSNEPGKQHRIALVSGDRVVASALPSKENKQLLHAIGKPRSIWESVDGEDVEVPVLDFDADETFDFYKGDAKGYLGPEGDAKLGTLYLVRTRGHTTDELREHTVKIAGIFAIAAAIALLVGYFLAAQITRPLRRYIEVTGQLARGDADLTTRLEVRTRDELGVLAANLNQVFSQIHDLAGSVQRSAFQVGASSGEISAISKQMLDGARHQAQKISGSTAAVTELSSSIQQVAENAASASRSAKQSGEAVHNAIGRLAEIRKTVEDAAGRIETLGESGKRIANIVDVIRQISEQTTMLALNAAIEAAHAGEHGRGFAVVADEVSSLAKRVGQSAKDIEDLIGTIRDQTGEAVRVMQDGSREVEEGTGLVSSTLGDLQSLIKVIDDTALAVQEQAIASDEIARNMDAVQQIAEQVLDSSQAAVATGEKLHGLAGSLEDSVQGFKLDREAGETAERMLGASRQAELPPKKS; this is translated from the coding sequence ATGGGCTGGGCGACGTTGAGCGTGCGCGGGAAGATCATGGGGACGATCGTCTTCGTGTCCGCGGTGGTGTTGGCGTTGGGTGCTTGGACGGCGTACGACGCCCTCCGCTCCCAAGGTCGAGGGCTTTATCTCAAGACGCACTTTCAGCGCTTCCAGCGCGACCTGCGTCAAACCGGAACATCGGAGTACGCCGCGGCGGGCGTCGTCGCGAAGGATCCCGCGCTAGTCGCGGCCCTGGCGAGCGGTGAACCAGCGCAGGCGCTGGAAGCCATCAAGCGGCTCTCCGAGGTGCTGTCCGGGACGATGGCTCCCGAGATCATCACCTTCAGCGATGCCTCGGGGAAAGTGATTCAGGCGCCTGGCTTCGACTCCGTCCCCGACTACCGCGGCACGCGGATGTTCCAGGACTTGAAGGCGGGTAAAGGGATCCGCAGCGAGCTCGGGGTGATCGACGGCGACGTCTACCGGCTGTCTGGCGTGCCCATCCAAACCCAAGGCGGCAGTGTAGTTGGTACGCTGCTCATTGGTCAGCGCCTCACGCGTTTCCTCAAGGATTTTGCGGCCAACTCAGGCTCGAACGAGCCAGGTAAGCAACACCGCATCGCGCTTGTTTCTGGCGATCGCGTCGTAGCGAGTGCGTTGCCTTCCAAAGAGAACAAGCAGCTGCTCCACGCCATCGGCAAGCCGCGCAGTATCTGGGAGAGCGTCGACGGTGAGGACGTCGAGGTACCGGTGCTGGATTTCGACGCCGATGAGACCTTCGACTTCTACAAGGGTGACGCCAAGGGCTACTTGGGCCCTGAGGGCGACGCCAAGCTCGGCACGCTGTACCTGGTGCGCACCCGTGGGCACACCACCGACGAGCTGCGGGAGCATACGGTGAAGATCGCCGGGATTTTCGCAATCGCAGCGGCGATCGCTTTGCTGGTTGGCTATTTCCTCGCGGCACAAATTACCCGGCCGTTGCGTAGGTACATCGAAGTCACCGGCCAGCTGGCGCGTGGTGACGCGGACCTGACGACGCGGCTCGAGGTGCGTACTCGGGACGAGCTCGGCGTGCTCGCGGCGAACCTCAACCAGGTTTTCAGTCAGATCCACGATCTGGCAGGTTCGGTTCAACGTTCGGCGTTTCAGGTGGGCGCCAGCTCCGGCGAGATCTCTGCCATCTCGAAGCAGATGCTCGACGGCGCTCGCCATCAGGCACAGAAGATCAGCGGCTCCACTGCTGCCGTCACGGAGCTCTCATCGTCCATCCAGCAGGTCGCGGAGAACGCCGCGAGCGCCTCGCGCAGCGCCAAGCAATCGGGCGAGGCCGTGCACAACGCCATCGGCCGCCTGGCGGAGATCCGAAAGACCGTGGAGGACGCGGCGGGCCGCATCGAGACGCTGGGCGAGAGCGGCAAGCGCATCGCCAACATCGTCGACGTGATCCGACAGATCAGCGAGCAAACCACGATGCTAGCGCTGAACGCCGCGATCGAAGCGGCCCATGCCGGAGAGCACGGACGAGGATTCGCGGTGGTCGCCGACGAGGTCAGTAGTCTGGCCAAGCGCGTGGGTCAGAGCGCCAAGGACATCGAAGATCTGATCGGCACCATTCGCGACCAGACCGGCGAGGCGGTGCGAGTGATGCAGGATGGCTCACGGGAAGTCGAGGAGGGCACCGGCCTGGTGAGCAGCACGCTCGGCGACCTGCAGTCCCTGATCAAGGTAATTGACGACACTGCCCTCGCGGTGCAAGAGCAGGCCATCGCTTCGGACGAAATCGCCCGCAACATGGACGCGGTCCAGCAAATCGCAGAACAGGTGCTCGACTCGAGCCAGGCCGCCGTCGCTACCGGGGAAAAGCTCCACGGTCTCGCCGGCTCCCTCGAAGACAGTGTTCAGGGCTTCAAGCTCGACCGCGAAGCGGGAGAAACCGCGGAACGCATGCTCGGCGCGTCAAGACAGGCGGAGCTACCCCCAAAGAAATCATGA
- a CDS encoding serine/threonine protein kinase: protein MRLRPNPVEALNTLPRLGDADERRASWRQAVAALGRAQRIDGPPPLDGVEVSELVAAARVALDRGLADDLDWIAPSSRAVALYEISAALPPGNERREFGRRAFTHLYGGTASTFAAVAHRMALGNAKPLDTATLRARVSLVTDLSIGASVNSDPLAFALVARRELFERWVAEPSTGALPARRLAARLLERAAREAVTRSHQGDPFPRQLLRSPGVRPVFERLLDDREPLVWRHAAVARGLLSGVEPEIREEIELALDPALTPTEWRRAAVSLVACMSSDADTAMKQCRSLLKGPIAERDPGIAATMTWGLPCVIETEPDAAEDLLDWLTATLRLDVAEATVELLRDVTNPGFGMRAQEIVRDVLDDQMRTSDPVTGYVAHRALNDLSQDVESEGGLLQSVRRALIAFETRGARMAHELALEAAARASSAMDRIVRLSADGEVVAETFPPLLTLDAGALERSRLSDLLLLGRRPGDTDASVPELDQLYERLGRWLIEGERASEPDGGDRAQVVGTGRRLRTLLHLVDLETAGRDTAEEAASRVKNRVLDIIRLMIERLKSCPRSLHRITCATLARSFDAAVREGVADPSDIFLVLARELDDARSVSAIAEASTSEDVSAPAAAWAGFLASGNRGALDSIADGNLDSLPPPDVDGKEAALATATVELSRRVSSTGSYRGEALRQVVLRIGRALETIAAARGLSEIVDTAGGNNAIADLEHAVDALRRLSAAASRRLLASGGSSASIMIIADVPPLSALIERAVTAGVPANRDQMAMAIGELAADLPPALAAAIASVTTRIASLPASPPSDVYAIPLQKRREALPDWLLPRRTIGGFYVVRALGAGGVSSVFVARRVEERHSNKAELFALKVPQYDPTMARSISEQEFLQLFREEAGALLGLPQHPNLARFVTFDLASRPKPILVMELIRGFSLDRLIRSRSLTTERVLGYLDGILAGLEAMHEVGVGHLDVKPGNVILRDGADPVLVDFGLSGRQLRPGCGTLEYCAPEILGVVPDDLTPPPQAADMYAFACTAYEMLTANTLFDGDDEMTLASSHVGHDGWPDHIAKLGQFTELTNLMTILAACLRRDPRHRPSAKDTRKAFASLGESVKQLPWPITAPEEAATG, encoded by the coding sequence ATGCGCCTTCGACCCAATCCAGTGGAGGCCCTGAACACGCTTCCGCGGCTCGGGGACGCTGACGAGCGCCGAGCGAGCTGGCGCCAAGCCGTCGCCGCCTTGGGACGCGCTCAGCGCATCGACGGCCCGCCGCCGCTCGACGGCGTGGAAGTCTCTGAGCTGGTAGCAGCCGCGCGCGTCGCCCTCGACCGTGGTTTGGCGGACGACCTCGACTGGATCGCGCCGAGCTCCCGAGCCGTCGCGCTCTACGAGATCTCTGCAGCGTTACCTCCGGGAAACGAACGCCGGGAGTTCGGGCGCCGCGCCTTCACCCATCTCTACGGCGGCACCGCGAGCACCTTCGCCGCGGTTGCCCACCGCATGGCACTGGGCAACGCCAAGCCTCTCGACACGGCGACGCTGCGAGCAAGAGTGAGCCTGGTTACGGATCTGTCGATTGGCGCTTCCGTCAACTCCGATCCCTTGGCCTTCGCCCTGGTCGCCCGCCGCGAGCTGTTCGAGCGCTGGGTCGCCGAGCCGTCCACGGGCGCCCTGCCTGCCCGCCGCTTGGCAGCTCGTCTGCTCGAACGCGCCGCGCGCGAGGCGGTAACTCGAAGCCACCAAGGCGACCCGTTCCCGCGTCAGCTGCTGCGCAGCCCCGGGGTGCGCCCGGTCTTCGAGCGTCTGCTCGATGATCGGGAGCCGCTGGTCTGGCGCCACGCCGCCGTCGCCCGCGGCCTGCTGTCCGGCGTCGAGCCTGAGATCCGCGAGGAAATTGAGCTGGCGCTCGATCCAGCGCTGACGCCGACGGAGTGGCGACGCGCGGCGGTGAGCCTCGTTGCGTGCATGTCGAGCGACGCGGACACTGCGATGAAGCAGTGCCGCAGCCTGCTCAAGGGGCCAATCGCGGAGCGCGACCCGGGTATCGCGGCCACGATGACGTGGGGCCTGCCGTGTGTGATCGAGACCGAGCCCGACGCCGCGGAAGATCTGCTGGATTGGCTCACCGCCACGCTGCGCTTGGATGTGGCGGAGGCCACGGTCGAGCTCTTGCGTGACGTCACGAATCCTGGGTTTGGGATGCGGGCACAGGAAATCGTGAGAGACGTGCTCGACGATCAGATGCGCACGTCGGATCCCGTGACCGGCTACGTCGCCCACCGGGCGCTCAACGATCTGTCACAGGACGTGGAGAGTGAAGGCGGCCTGCTTCAGAGTGTGCGCCGCGCCCTGATCGCGTTCGAGACCCGAGGTGCGCGCATGGCTCACGAGCTCGCCCTCGAGGCCGCGGCCCGAGCGAGCTCGGCGATGGACCGCATCGTGCGCTTGTCCGCGGACGGCGAAGTGGTCGCCGAGACGTTCCCTCCGCTGCTCACCTTGGACGCCGGCGCGCTCGAGCGCTCTCGACTGAGTGATCTGCTGCTCCTGGGACGCCGACCTGGAGACACCGACGCCTCGGTCCCGGAACTCGATCAGCTCTACGAACGCCTCGGTCGCTGGCTCATCGAGGGCGAACGAGCGAGCGAACCCGACGGGGGCGACCGCGCGCAGGTCGTCGGGACCGGGCGGCGCCTGCGCACCCTATTGCACTTGGTCGATCTCGAGACCGCCGGGCGGGATACCGCTGAAGAAGCGGCATCCCGCGTGAAGAACCGCGTGCTCGACATCATCCGCTTGATGATCGAGCGCTTGAAGAGCTGTCCTCGTAGCCTGCACCGCATCACCTGCGCCACGCTCGCTCGCTCCTTCGACGCCGCGGTGCGCGAAGGCGTGGCCGATCCGAGCGACATCTTCCTCGTGCTAGCGAGGGAACTGGACGACGCCCGCAGTGTCTCCGCCATAGCCGAGGCATCCACCAGCGAAGATGTGAGCGCACCTGCTGCCGCATGGGCCGGCTTCCTGGCAAGCGGAAATCGCGGCGCGCTCGACTCCATCGCAGATGGGAACCTCGACTCGCTGCCCCCTCCCGATGTCGACGGCAAGGAAGCGGCGTTGGCGACCGCCACCGTCGAGCTCAGCCGTCGCGTGTCCTCTACGGGTTCTTACCGTGGGGAAGCGCTGCGGCAGGTCGTGCTGCGTATCGGCCGAGCGCTAGAGACCATAGCCGCCGCCCGTGGTCTCTCGGAGATCGTCGACACCGCAGGGGGAAACAACGCGATCGCCGACCTGGAGCACGCAGTGGATGCTCTGCGTAGGCTCAGCGCCGCGGCAAGTCGCCGGCTGCTCGCGAGCGGCGGCAGCAGCGCAAGCATCATGATCATCGCCGATGTGCCACCGCTCTCGGCGTTGATCGAGCGAGCGGTGACTGCTGGCGTCCCGGCGAACCGCGATCAAATGGCCATGGCCATCGGTGAGCTCGCGGCTGACCTTCCACCGGCGCTGGCTGCAGCGATCGCCAGCGTCACGACACGCATCGCCTCGCTGCCCGCCAGCCCGCCGAGCGACGTCTACGCGATCCCGCTACAAAAGCGCCGGGAGGCCCTACCGGATTGGTTGCTGCCCCGTCGCACCATCGGCGGCTTCTACGTCGTACGAGCGCTGGGCGCTGGCGGTGTCAGCTCGGTCTTCGTCGCCCGACGAGTGGAAGAGCGCCACTCGAACAAGGCAGAGCTGTTCGCCCTGAAGGTGCCGCAATACGACCCGACCATGGCGCGCTCGATCTCCGAGCAGGAGTTCTTACAACTTTTCCGGGAGGAAGCAGGCGCGTTGCTCGGGCTGCCACAACATCCCAATTTGGCGCGCTTCGTTACTTTCGACCTGGCGTCTCGGCCGAAGCCTATTCTGGTGATGGAGCTGATCCGAGGCTTCAGCCTGGATCGCCTGATCCGGAGTCGATCCCTCACCACGGAGCGCGTGCTCGGCTACCTCGATGGGATCCTGGCAGGGCTCGAGGCGATGCATGAGGTCGGCGTAGGCCACCTGGATGTGAAGCCTGGCAACGTGATCTTGAGAGACGGCGCGGATCCCGTGCTCGTGGACTTCGGTTTGAGCGGGCGCCAGCTGCGTCCCGGTTGTGGCACGCTCGAATATTGCGCGCCGGAGATCCTCGGTGTGGTTCCGGATGACCTCACCCCCCCACCCCAAGCCGCAGATATGTACGCGTTCGCGTGCACCGCCTACGAGATGCTCACCGCGAATACGCTGTTCGACGGCGACGACGAGATGACCCTGGCCTCGAGCCACGTGGGACACGACGGCTGGCCGGATCACATCGCCAAGCTCGGCCAGTTCACGGAGCTCACGAACCTGATGACGATCCTGGCGGCCTGCTTGCGGCGCGATCCAAGACACCGGCCGAGCGCCAAGGACACCCGCAAGGCGTTCGCCTCGCTCGGCGAATCGGTGAAGCAGCTGCCCTGGCCGATCACCGCTCCCGAGGAAGCGGCAACGGGTTGA
- the pruA gene encoding L-glutamate gamma-semialdehyde dehydrogenase, which produces MIQAPVPHNEPVLSYAPGSPERAALRAELDAYQAESLPLWIGGEAICTSQELPFSSPQAHARQLGSASLAGTAEVARAVEAAKQAKGPWAALSQADRAAVFLRAAELLAGPWRQRLNGATLLGQSKTPHQAEIDSACELIDFLRFNAHYADKLAEDQPSSSAGIWNRLEQRPLDGFVYAITPFNFTAIAGNLPSAPALMGNTVIWKPSPNAMLSAERVMQLFNEAGLPPGVINLVNGDPVAITSQLLDSPDFAGLHYTGSTGVFQSLWAQIANNLPKYKSYPRIVGETGGKDFIFAHPSADVRQLAVAIVRGGYEFQGQKCSAASRVYVPKSVWPELKKILEETIAQLQVGDPADFSNFMGAVISAQSFEKISKYQELGKSDPKVRCVAGGGGNREVGYFIEPTLFEVEDPKHRLMQEEIFGPVVTLFVYEDARYTEALELVDTTSGYALTGAVFARDRHAVVEMANKLRFAAGNFYINDKPTGAVVGQQPFGGSRLSGTNDKAGSAQNLARWVSPRTVKETLCPPTDWRYPYMG; this is translated from the coding sequence ATGATTCAGGCGCCCGTGCCCCACAACGAACCCGTCTTGAGCTACGCCCCAGGGAGCCCCGAGCGCGCGGCGCTGCGAGCGGAGCTCGATGCGTATCAGGCGGAGTCACTCCCGCTTTGGATTGGGGGGGAGGCGATCTGCACGAGCCAGGAGTTGCCGTTCAGCTCACCGCAAGCACATGCAAGACAGCTCGGCAGCGCGAGTCTCGCGGGCACCGCCGAAGTCGCCAGAGCCGTCGAAGCCGCGAAGCAAGCCAAAGGCCCCTGGGCCGCGCTCTCCCAGGCTGACCGCGCTGCGGTGTTCCTACGTGCCGCGGAGCTCCTCGCCGGCCCTTGGCGGCAGAGGCTGAACGGCGCGACGTTGCTCGGTCAGAGCAAGACCCCGCATCAGGCGGAGATCGACTCCGCGTGTGAGCTGATCGACTTCTTGCGCTTCAACGCCCACTACGCCGACAAGCTCGCTGAAGACCAACCGAGCTCTTCCGCAGGGATCTGGAATCGCCTCGAACAGCGACCCCTGGACGGCTTCGTCTACGCGATCACGCCGTTCAACTTCACCGCCATCGCCGGGAACCTGCCGAGCGCTCCAGCGCTGATGGGCAACACCGTGATTTGGAAGCCGTCGCCCAACGCCATGCTCTCCGCAGAGCGGGTGATGCAGCTCTTCAACGAGGCCGGCTTACCGCCTGGGGTGATCAACCTGGTGAACGGCGACCCAGTCGCGATCACCTCGCAACTGCTCGACTCCCCAGATTTCGCAGGGCTGCACTACACGGGCTCGACAGGCGTCTTTCAGTCGCTGTGGGCCCAAATCGCGAACAACCTGCCGAAGTACAAGAGCTACCCGCGAATCGTCGGTGAGACCGGAGGCAAAGACTTCATCTTCGCACACCCGAGCGCGGACGTTCGGCAGCTCGCCGTGGCGATCGTGCGCGGCGGCTATGAGTTCCAGGGGCAGAAGTGCTCCGCAGCTTCTCGCGTCTACGTTCCGAAGAGTGTGTGGCCCGAGCTCAAGAAGATCCTCGAGGAGACGATCGCCCAGCTCCAGGTTGGCGACCCCGCTGACTTCTCGAACTTCATGGGGGCCGTGATCAGCGCCCAGAGCTTCGAGAAGATCTCCAAGTACCAGGAGCTTGGAAAGAGCGACCCGAAGGTGCGCTGCGTCGCAGGAGGGGGAGGGAACCGCGAGGTCGGCTACTTCATCGAGCCGACGCTCTTCGAGGTCGAGGATCCGAAGCACCGCCTGATGCAGGAGGAGATCTTCGGCCCCGTGGTGACGCTCTTCGTGTACGAAGACGCGCGCTACACGGAGGCGCTCGAGCTCGTGGACACCACCAGCGGCTACGCGCTCACCGGAGCCGTATTTGCCCGCGACCGCCACGCAGTCGTCGAGATGGCGAACAAGCTTCGATTTGCCGCGGGGAATTTTTATATCAACGACAAGCCGACCGGTGCCGTCGTCGGTCAGCAGCCCTTCGGCGGCTCCCGCCTGTCGGGCACCAACGACAAGGCCGGCAGCGCGCAGAACCTCGCCCGCTGGGTGAGCCCGCGCACCGTGAAGGAGACTTTGTGTCCCCCCACGGACTGGCGTTACCCGTACATGGGGTAA
- a CDS encoding L,D-transpeptidase — protein sequence MRSSVRFAACLGALAFVIGCSKGDDPDADETKLSAAAPRGSGQAKGASSGEPTQPAEAPDPIAEQPAQAPLVDLSGVARPAAVTVVKPGPRVYAKALRVWVYQQPTRKSRRLGYLRSGASSPTSAEPAGHDDCPKGWYPVEPGGFVCTGRRATLDGKDPVVLATQEYRPDHMRKLPYIYGTVRKPGPIYRRLPTSEELQKKEPGFDERMKDWLEAEGEIGASYAQHVWLGGEGEVPDPTKAWEDKLTEGVPEYLRNGAMAPNLLHFKGDLNALSIENMRPKVGYSFLRTFFWEGRRYGVTTGLRVMPTDRLRPIQGSDLHGVRIPEDIDFPFALVRKPFAYFYVFKKDKGRLSKFEKAPYGGAVSLTGKQRFFEKVLHYETKDGYWLSDREASRIEPAKKMPKWGKEGSKWIDVNLTLQRIVLYEGTKPVYATLISSGEAGLEDHKTSTATKRGIFRIHTKHVTTTMSSDEVGEEFELRDVPYVQYFEDGYALHAAYWHDRFGTPKSHGCINLAPEDARRIFYWTEPHVPTGWHGALLPLKGTIIFVHQ from the coding sequence ATGCGCAGCTCAGTCAGGTTCGCAGCGTGTCTCGGCGCGCTGGCGTTCGTCATCGGATGCTCCAAGGGCGACGATCCAGACGCTGACGAGACCAAGCTCTCGGCAGCTGCTCCGCGTGGGAGCGGGCAGGCCAAGGGCGCCAGCAGCGGAGAGCCCACGCAGCCAGCCGAAGCCCCCGATCCCATCGCTGAGCAGCCGGCTCAGGCGCCGCTTGTGGACCTCTCCGGCGTTGCCCGCCCGGCGGCAGTGACCGTGGTCAAGCCCGGGCCGCGCGTTTACGCCAAGGCGCTCCGCGTCTGGGTCTACCAGCAGCCCACCCGCAAGAGTCGGCGCCTCGGCTACCTGCGCTCCGGGGCCTCATCCCCGACGAGCGCCGAGCCTGCGGGTCACGATGACTGTCCCAAGGGCTGGTACCCGGTCGAGCCGGGGGGCTTCGTCTGCACTGGCCGCCGCGCGACCCTGGACGGCAAAGACCCCGTGGTGCTGGCCACCCAGGAGTACCGTCCGGACCACATGCGCAAGCTACCGTATATCTACGGTACCGTGCGGAAACCTGGACCGATCTACCGCCGCCTGCCCACGAGCGAGGAGCTCCAAAAGAAGGAGCCAGGGTTCGACGAGCGGATGAAGGACTGGCTCGAGGCGGAGGGCGAGATTGGCGCGTCCTATGCACAGCACGTATGGCTGGGGGGAGAGGGCGAGGTACCTGACCCGACGAAAGCCTGGGAGGACAAGCTCACGGAGGGAGTCCCGGAGTATCTAAGAAACGGCGCAATGGCGCCGAACCTCCTGCATTTCAAGGGTGATCTGAACGCCCTGAGCATCGAAAACATGCGCCCCAAGGTCGGTTACTCGTTCCTCCGCACGTTCTTCTGGGAGGGACGGCGGTACGGGGTGACGACCGGCCTCCGCGTGATGCCCACGGACCGACTGCGCCCGATCCAAGGTTCGGACCTCCACGGTGTGCGGATCCCCGAGGATATTGATTTCCCGTTCGCACTGGTGCGCAAGCCGTTCGCGTACTTCTACGTCTTCAAGAAGGACAAAGGCCGGCTTTCCAAGTTCGAGAAGGCCCCCTACGGCGGCGCCGTCAGTCTGACTGGCAAGCAGCGCTTCTTCGAGAAGGTGCTGCACTACGAAACCAAGGACGGCTACTGGCTGAGCGATCGCGAAGCCTCCCGCATCGAACCTGCGAAGAAGATGCCCAAGTGGGGCAAAGAGGGCAGCAAGTGGATCGACGTGAACCTCACGCTGCAACGTATCGTGTTGTACGAAGGCACGAAGCCCGTTTACGCGACGCTAATTAGCAGCGGTGAGGCAGGCCTCGAGGACCACAAGACGAGCACCGCGACCAAGCGCGGGATCTTCCGTATCCACACCAAGCACGTCACGACGACCATGAGCTCGGACGAGGTGGGGGAGGAGTTCGAGCTGCGTGACGTGCCCTACGTACAGTACTTCGAGGATGGATATGCGCTCCACGCGGCGTACTGGCACGACCGCTTTGGCACGCCCAAGAGCCATGGCTGCATCAACCTGGCTCCGGAAGACGCGCGGCGCATCTTCTACTGGACCGAACCCCACGTGCCAACGGGTTGGCACGGCGCGTTGCTACCGCTGAAGGGCACGATCATCTTCGTGCACCAATAA
- the hemH gene encoding ferrochelatase, which yields MAEDTLVLLVGHGTVSELDQLPEFLKRIRRGRPAPDELIAEMRHRYSAIGGSPLLRITEEQAAGLSERLGLPCRVVMRFWSPTLDEILDQLTAYRRVVLLPMAPFSVHIYSGVIRDALAAFAEQGRQVPEVVAVTPYGEDPAFVAATSALVARSLAELSCHADTPLILTAHSLPLVVLRGGDPYAELFGASATAIGKSLGRPTTLAYQSQGASGGEWLGPALEDVLKQAAQNNATGQVAIAPVGFVADHVETLFDLDIEARGWAKDLGLELLRVPAHNTDPAFLDALADVVRRANS from the coding sequence ATGGCTGAAGACACGTTGGTGCTGCTGGTTGGCCACGGCACCGTGAGCGAGCTCGACCAGCTCCCGGAGTTCCTGAAGCGCATTCGTCGTGGTCGCCCGGCGCCGGACGAGCTCATCGCGGAGATGCGTCATCGCTACTCCGCGATCGGGGGTTCACCGCTCTTGCGCATCACCGAGGAGCAAGCCGCGGGTCTGAGTGAGCGCCTAGGCCTGCCGTGTCGGGTGGTGATGCGTTTCTGGTCTCCCACGCTCGACGAGATCCTGGACCAGCTGACGGCTTATCGGCGCGTTGTGTTGCTGCCCATGGCGCCCTTCAGCGTCCACATCTACAGCGGAGTGATCCGCGATGCCTTGGCGGCGTTTGCGGAGCAAGGCCGCCAGGTGCCGGAGGTCGTCGCCGTGACCCCCTACGGAGAGGATCCTGCGTTCGTCGCGGCTACTTCCGCGCTCGTAGCTCGGTCACTGGCTGAGCTTTCTTGCCACGCGGATACACCATTGATCCTCACGGCTCACAGCCTTCCCCTGGTCGTGCTGCGGGGCGGCGATCCCTACGCTGAGCTGTTTGGCGCAAGCGCAACCGCGATTGGCAAGTCGCTCGGGCGCCCCACGACGCTCGCATACCAGAGCCAAGGCGCGAGTGGGGGAGAGTGGCTCGGCCCAGCTCTCGAGGATGTGCTGAAGCAGGCCGCTCAGAACAACGCGACGGGGCAAGTTGCCATCGCCCCGGTCGGCTTCGTGGCGGATCATGTCGAGACACTCTTCGACCTGGACATCGAGGCCCGTGGCTGGGCGAAGGATCTAGGGCTCGAGCTGTTGCGAGTCCCCGCGCACAACACGGATCCGGCGTTCTTGGACGCGCTGGCTGACGTCGTGCGTCGGGCGAATAGCTGA